A window of the Streptomyces sp. NBC_01351 genome harbors these coding sequences:
- a CDS encoding aspartate kinase has protein sequence MGLVVQKYGGSSVADAEGIKRVAKRIVDAKKNGHQVVVVVSAMGDTTDELIDLAEQVSPMPAGREFDMLLTAGERISMALLAMAIKNLGHEAQSFTGSQAGVITDSVHNKARIIDVTPGRIRTALDEGNIAIVAGFQGVSADSKDITTLGRGGSDTTAVALAAALDAEVCEIYTDVDGVFTADPRVVKKAKKIDWISSEDMLELAASGSKVLLHRCVEYARRYNIPIHVRSSFSGLRGTWVSNEQPQGDEQVEHAIISGVAHDVSEAKITVVGVPDKPGEAAAIFRAIADAEINIDMIVQNVSAASTGLTDISFTLPKAEGHKAIDALEKAKGQIGFDSLRYDDQIGKISLVGAGMKTNPGVTASFFQALSDAGVNIELISTSEIRISVVTRQDDVNEAVRAVHTAFGLDSDSDEAVVYGGTGR, from the coding sequence GTGGGCCTTGTCGTGCAGAAGTACGGAGGCTCCTCCGTAGCCGATGCCGAAGGCATCAAGCGCGTCGCCAAGCGGATCGTGGATGCCAAGAAGAACGGCCACCAAGTGGTCGTCGTGGTGTCCGCGATGGGCGACACGACGGACGAGCTGATCGATCTCGCCGAGCAGGTATCCCCGATGCCTGCCGGGCGCGAATTCGACATGCTGCTGACCGCCGGAGAGCGGATCTCCATGGCCCTGCTGGCCATGGCGATCAAAAACCTGGGCCACGAGGCCCAGTCGTTCACCGGTAGCCAGGCAGGCGTCATCACCGACTCGGTCCACAACAAAGCGCGCATCATCGATGTCACGCCGGGCCGTATCCGCACCGCGCTGGACGAGGGCAACATCGCCATCGTCGCCGGTTTCCAGGGCGTGTCCGCGGACTCCAAGGACATCACCACCCTGGGCCGCGGCGGCTCGGACACCACCGCCGTGGCGCTCGCCGCGGCGCTGGACGCCGAGGTGTGCGAGATCTACACCGACGTCGACGGCGTCTTCACCGCGGACCCCCGCGTCGTGAAGAAGGCCAAGAAGATCGACTGGATCTCCTCCGAGGACATGCTGGAGCTCGCCGCTTCCGGTTCCAAGGTGCTGCTCCACCGCTGCGTCGAGTACGCACGCCGATACAACATCCCGATCCACGTCCGCTCGTCCTTCTCCGGACTGCGCGGAACCTGGGTCAGCAACGAACAGCCGCAAGGGGACGAGCAGGTGGAGCACGCCATCATCTCCGGAGTCGCTCACGACGTCTCCGAAGCCAAGATCACGGTCGTCGGCGTCCCGGACAAGCCGGGTGAGGCCGCGGCGATCTTCCGCGCCATCGCGGATGCCGAGATCAACATCGACATGATCGTGCAGAACGTGTCCGCGGCCTCGACGGGCCTCACGGACATCTCCTTCACGCTCCCCAAGGCCGAGGGCCACAAGGCCATCGACGCCCTGGAGAAGGCGAAGGGCCAGATCGGGTTCGACTCCCTGCGCTACGACGACCAGATCGGCAAGATCTCCCTGGTCGGCGCGGGCATGAAGACGAACCCGGGCGTCACCGCCTCCTTCTTCCAGGCGCTGTCCGACGCGGGCGTCAACATCGAGCTGATCTCGACCTCCGAGATCCGCATCTCGGTCGTGACCCGCCAGGACGACGTCAACGAGGCCGTCCGCGCCGTGCACACGGCCTTCGGCCTCGACTCCGACAGTGACGAAGCCGTCGTCTACGGAGGCACCGGACGATGA
- a CDS encoding aspartate-semialdehyde dehydrogenase translates to MTGARSSAPALAVVGATGAVGTVLLQMLSLRTDVWGEIRLIASARSAGRMLAVRAEETEVFALTEDAFDGFGVGDVALFLTPADISARWAPVVAARGTVVVDQSDAFREDPEVPLVVPEINAHAVRIRPRGIVAAPDTVTAAMIASLGALHAEYSLTDLAVSTYQAASAAGRAGAETLRRQLSLVAGTSLGEQPGDVRRAVGEDTGPFAAPLALNVVPWSGELREGGWSSHELAVRAQTRRILQLEQLPVAVTCVQVPVLTGNSLTVRARFENRVDAAHAREILDAAPGVVLVDDPEAGEFPTPVDAAGTDPAWVGRVRASLDDRHSLEFFVCADNLRKGAALNATQIAELIAGEFA, encoded by the coding sequence ATGACCGGCGCCCGGTCCTCCGCCCCGGCGCTCGCCGTGGTCGGGGCGACCGGAGCGGTCGGCACCGTCCTGCTCCAGATGCTGTCCCTGCGGACGGACGTCTGGGGCGAGATCCGCCTGATCGCCTCCGCGCGCTCGGCCGGCCGCATGCTGGCCGTCCGCGCGGAGGAGACCGAGGTGTTCGCCCTCACCGAGGACGCCTTCGATGGCTTCGGTGTGGGCGACGTCGCGCTGTTCCTCACCCCGGCCGACATCTCGGCGCGCTGGGCCCCCGTGGTGGCCGCGCGCGGCACCGTCGTCGTGGACCAGTCCGACGCCTTCCGGGAGGATCCCGAGGTGCCGCTGGTGGTGCCCGAGATCAACGCCCACGCGGTACGGATCCGGCCGCGCGGGATCGTGGCCGCCCCGGACACCGTCACCGCCGCGATGATCGCCTCCCTCGGCGCGCTGCACGCCGAGTACTCCCTCACCGACCTGGCCGTCTCCACGTACCAGGCCGCGAGCGCCGCCGGCCGGGCCGGCGCCGAGACGCTGCGCCGCCAGCTGTCGCTGGTCGCGGGCACCTCCCTGGGCGAGCAGCCCGGGGACGTACGCCGTGCCGTGGGCGAGGACACCGGCCCCTTCGCGGCGCCGCTGGCCCTCAACGTCGTGCCGTGGTCCGGCGAGCTGCGCGAGGGCGGCTGGTCCTCGCACGAGCTGGCCGTACGGGCGCAGACCCGCCGGATCCTGCAGCTGGAGCAGCTCCCGGTCGCCGTGACCTGCGTACAGGTACCGGTGCTGACCGGGAATTCGCTGACGGTACGGGCCCGGTTCGAGAACCGGGTGGACGCCGCGCACGCGCGGGAGATCCTGGATGCCGCGCCCGGAGTGGTGCTCGTCGACGACCCCGAGGCGGGGGAGTTCCCGACCCCGGTGGACGCCGCCGGGACGGATCCTGCCTGGGTGGGACGGGTGCGGGCCTCGCTCGACGACCGGCACTCGCTGGAGTTCTTCGTGTGCGCCGACAATCTCCGCAAGGGCGCCGCTCTGAATGCCACTCAGATCGCGGAACTGATCGCAGGTGAATTTGCGTAA
- a CDS encoding SigE family RNA polymerase sigma factor — protein sequence MAEALLEPVVRPVRTGIIPSRQGFLMPALPALPVRPHAGVPVIVPVPPAGPSEAPVLAGVPTRNGRVPAPRESAEPGGVESGGTGETAETAEKVVVAGTTVDHLTETYQAHYRSLLGLAALLLDDTASCEDVVQEAFIRVHSARNRVRDRDKTLAYLRQTVVNLSRSALRRRILGLKLLSKPMPDMASAEEGAYDQLERDDLIKAMRGLQRRQREVLVLRYFADMTEAQVAETLGVSLGSVKAYGSRGIAALRVAMEAAQS from the coding sequence GTGGCAGAGGCACTCCTCGAACCAGTCGTCCGACCGGTGCGTACCGGGATCATCCCGTCGCGCCAGGGCTTCCTCATGCCCGCCCTGCCCGCCCTGCCCGTCAGGCCCCATGCCGGGGTCCCCGTGATCGTTCCCGTCCCGCCGGCCGGGCCCTCCGAGGCGCCCGTACTGGCCGGCGTACCGACCCGGAACGGCCGCGTGCCCGCGCCGCGCGAAAGCGCTGAGCCGGGCGGCGTAGAGAGCGGCGGCACAGGAGAGACGGCCGAGACGGCCGAGAAGGTCGTGGTGGCCGGCACCACCGTCGACCACCTCACCGAGACCTACCAGGCGCACTACCGCTCGCTGCTCGGCCTCGCCGCGCTGCTCCTCGACGACACCGCCTCCTGTGAGGACGTGGTCCAGGAGGCGTTCATCCGCGTGCACTCGGCCCGGAACCGGGTGCGCGACCGGGACAAGACCCTGGCATACCTGCGCCAGACCGTCGTGAACCTCTCGCGGTCCGCCCTGCGCCGGCGCATCCTCGGCCTCAAGCTGCTCTCGAAGCCGATGCCGGACATGGCGAGCGCCGAAGAGGGCGCGTACGACCAGCTGGAGCGGGACGATTTGATCAAGGCGATGCGCGGACTTCAGCGCCGCCAGCGCGAGGTGCTGGTGTTGCGGTACTTCGCGGACATGACGGAAGCCCAGGTCGCCGAGACGCTCGGGGTGTCCCTCGGCTCGGTGAAGGCGTACGGATCGCGGGGCATTGCCGCGCTGCGGGTGGCAATGGAGGCTGCGCAGTCATGA
- a CDS encoding DUF5063 domain-containing protein: MSDATLHALGQDPDDFAASIADQIESFIVAVTEVAKGEDPDSAVPFLLLEVSQLLLAGGRLGAYQDVLPEERYEPDLGPEPDVDDLRERFAIMLEPVDVYSEVFDPYEPRKAPVPHRISDDLADVVADLRHGLIHHQAGRITEALWWWQFSYFTNWGPTASATLRALQSLIAHVRLDQPLAALDGLDTDEDLAEDDLAEQAGQVMAEELGGLGRK, from the coding sequence ATGTCTGACGCAACGCTGCACGCCCTCGGCCAGGACCCGGACGACTTCGCGGCCTCGATCGCGGACCAGATCGAGTCGTTCATCGTCGCGGTCACCGAGGTGGCCAAGGGCGAGGACCCGGACAGTGCGGTGCCGTTCCTCCTCCTGGAGGTCTCCCAGCTGCTGCTGGCGGGCGGCCGGCTGGGCGCGTACCAGGACGTGCTCCCCGAAGAACGCTACGAGCCCGACCTCGGCCCCGAGCCGGACGTCGACGACCTGCGCGAGCGGTTCGCGATCATGCTGGAGCCGGTCGACGTCTACTCCGAGGTCTTCGACCCGTACGAGCCCCGCAAGGCGCCGGTCCCGCACCGGATCTCCGACGACCTGGCCGACGTGGTCGCGGACCTGCGGCACGGGCTCATCCACCACCAGGCCGGCCGGATCACCGAGGCGCTGTGGTGGTGGCAGTTCTCGTACTTCACCAACTGGGGCCCGACGGCCTCGGCCACCCTGCGCGCCCTCCAGTCGCTGATCGCGCACGTGCGGCTGGACCAGCCCCTCGCGGCCCTGGACGGCCTCGACACGGACGAGGACCTGGCGGAGGACGACCTCGCGGAGCAGGCCGGGCAGGTCATGGCCGAGGAGCTGGGCGGCCTCGGCCGCAAGTAG